A single genomic interval of Brevibacillus brevis harbors:
- a CDS encoding PTS mannitol transporter subunit IICB — protein sequence MESVETKNASGGIRVSVQKFGRFLSAMVMPNIGAFIAWGLITALFIPTGWLPNENLAKLVGPMITYLLPLLIGYTGGKMVHDVRGGVVGAVATMGVVVGADIPMFLGAMIMGPLGGWVIKKVDQLFEGKIRSGFEMLVNNFSAGIVGGLLTLLAFQAIGPVVVGLSKALAAGVEVIVGAGLLPLASIFIEPAKILFLNNAINHGILSPIGLDEAAKMGQSIFFLLESNPGPGLGILLAYWLAGRGSAKQSAPGAVIIHFFGGIHEIYFPYVLMNPRLILAAIGGGMAGVFTFTLLGAGLVAPPSPGSIFALIAMAPRGGLLPVLAGVLAATVVSFLIASALLKMSAKTDEDELEKATEKMQEMKGKKAQAQEAVEAPVKHEVAAADVKKVVFSCDAGMGSSAMGAASLRKKFKDAGLTEITVINTAINDIPGDADIVITHKSLTERAQVKAPSAEHISIENFLNSPEYDKLVKRLG from the coding sequence ATGGAGAGCGTAGAAACAAAAAACGCTTCGGGTGGAATACGGGTCTCGGTACAAAAGTTTGGACGGTTCTTGAGTGCGATGGTCATGCCGAACATCGGTGCTTTCATCGCTTGGGGATTAATTACCGCTTTATTTATCCCAACAGGTTGGCTGCCTAACGAAAATTTGGCCAAACTGGTTGGACCGATGATTACGTATTTACTGCCACTGCTGATCGGTTATACCGGCGGGAAAATGGTCCATGATGTTCGAGGCGGGGTCGTAGGTGCCGTTGCTACGATGGGGGTTGTTGTAGGTGCAGACATCCCGATGTTCCTGGGAGCCATGATCATGGGTCCTTTGGGCGGCTGGGTCATCAAAAAAGTGGACCAGTTGTTCGAAGGAAAAATTCGTTCCGGCTTTGAAATGCTGGTGAACAACTTTTCCGCGGGTATCGTTGGCGGGTTACTGACACTTTTGGCTTTCCAAGCAATTGGGCCAGTCGTTGTAGGCCTGAGCAAGGCGCTTGCAGCGGGTGTAGAAGTCATTGTAGGTGCAGGACTGCTGCCGCTTGCCAGCATTTTCATCGAGCCAGCGAAGATCCTGTTCCTGAACAATGCGATTAACCACGGTATTTTGAGCCCGATCGGTCTGGATGAAGCGGCGAAGATGGGGCAATCGATTTTCTTCCTGCTTGAATCCAATCCGGGACCAGGTCTGGGAATTTTGTTGGCATACTGGCTTGCTGGCAGAGGCAGTGCCAAGCAATCGGCTCCGGGTGCTGTCATCATTCACTTCTTCGGGGGTATCCACGAAATTTACTTCCCGTATGTGCTGATGAATCCGCGTCTGATTCTGGCGGCCATTGGTGGTGGGATGGCTGGTGTGTTTACCTTCACGCTGCTTGGCGCAGGATTGGTGGCGCCACCGTCTCCAGGTAGTATTTTCGCCTTGATTGCAATGGCTCCGCGTGGTGGATTGCTACCGGTATTGGCTGGTGTGTTGGCAGCGACTGTCGTGTCCTTCCTCATCGCATCTGCTCTCTTGAAAATGAGCGCGAAGACAGACGAAGATGAACTGGAAAAAGCGACAGAAAAAATGCAAGAGATGAAAGGCAAAAAAGCACAGGCACAAGAAGCGGTAGAAGCACCAGTGAAGCATGAGGTAGCTGCTGCTGACGTGAAAAAAGTCGTCTTCTCTTGCGATGCGGGAATGGGCTCCAGTGCGATGGGAGCGGCGTCCTTGCGCAAAAAGTTCAAGGATGCGGGCCTGACCGAGATTACAGTCATCAATACGGCGATCAACGACATTCCAGGTGACGCTGATATCGTCATTACGCACAAGTCTTTAACAGAAAGAGCGCAGGTCAAAGCGCCTTCTGCGGAGCATATCTCCATTGAAAATTTCTTGAATAGTCCCGAGTATGACAAGTTGGTCAAACGCCTGGGATAA
- a CDS encoding DEAD/DEAH box helicase, translating into MATFNDFGLHHSIVRALSNMGFEEATAIQDQTVPVALQGRDLIGQAQTGTGKTAAFGIPLVERLDETNGNIQGVVLTPTRELAVQVAEEINKIAQFKNISALPIYGGQDITRQIKALKKRPQIIVATPGRFMDHMRRRTIRLDAIEMVILDEADEMLNMGFIDDIKEILKEVPTNRQTLLFSATMPRAIQEIAQQFMSEPTIIQVKAKEVTVPNIEQQYMEVAERQKFDVLCRLLDIHSPELAIVFGRTKRRVDELSEALTKRGYGAEGIHGDLNQAKRDSVLRKFKEGTIEVLVATDVAARGLDISGVTHVFNFDIPQDSESYVHRIGRTGRAGKTGLAITFVTSREIDHLRLIERTTKRRMERHAVPSMAEALEGQQKMTVDKILEASGRDDLSAYKTLAEQLLEDVDSVTLVSAALKLLTKEPDTTPVRLTEEAPLRVGKKKLPPKGKGGFGSGSGFGGKRPSRPRNGEYRPRGGESRPRSGESRPRSGDSRPRSGDSRPRSGESRPPRS; encoded by the coding sequence TTGGCGACTTTTAATGATTTTGGCTTACACCACTCCATTGTTAGAGCGTTGAGCAACATGGGCTTCGAAGAGGCTACAGCGATTCAGGATCAAACAGTTCCTGTAGCACTGCAAGGTCGTGACCTGATCGGTCAGGCACAAACAGGTACTGGTAAAACAGCTGCATTCGGTATTCCACTGGTGGAGCGCTTGGACGAAACCAATGGCAACATTCAAGGGGTTGTACTGACTCCTACTCGTGAGCTGGCTGTTCAGGTGGCGGAAGAGATTAATAAAATTGCCCAATTTAAAAACATCTCTGCCCTGCCAATCTATGGTGGTCAAGACATCACGCGTCAAATCAAGGCGTTGAAAAAACGCCCGCAAATCATCGTAGCAACACCTGGTCGTTTCATGGATCACATGAGAAGAAGAACGATTCGTCTCGATGCGATTGAGATGGTGATCTTGGACGAAGCGGATGAAATGCTGAACATGGGCTTCATCGACGATATCAAGGAAATCTTGAAAGAGGTTCCTACCAATCGTCAAACATTGCTCTTCTCGGCGACGATGCCAAGAGCGATCCAGGAAATCGCTCAGCAGTTCATGAGCGAACCAACCATTATTCAAGTGAAAGCAAAAGAAGTAACCGTACCAAACATCGAGCAGCAGTATATGGAAGTAGCAGAAAGACAAAAATTCGATGTTCTGTGCCGTTTGCTGGATATTCATTCGCCTGAGCTGGCTATCGTATTCGGTAGAACCAAGCGCAGAGTGGATGAGCTGTCCGAAGCTCTGACCAAGCGCGGTTATGGAGCAGAAGGTATCCACGGAGACCTGAACCAGGCAAAACGCGACAGCGTACTGCGCAAGTTCAAAGAAGGTACAATCGAAGTATTGGTAGCGACTGACGTTGCAGCCCGCGGTCTGGATATCAGCGGGGTTACGCACGTATTCAACTTTGACATTCCACAAGACTCCGAGAGCTACGTTCACCGTATCGGAAGAACGGGACGTGCTGGTAAAACGGGTCTCGCGATCACATTTGTTACTTCCCGTGAAATTGACCATCTGCGTCTGATTGAGCGTACGACCAAGCGTCGCATGGAGCGTCATGCTGTTCCTTCGATGGCAGAAGCTCTGGAAGGTCAACAAAAAATGACGGTAGACAAAATCCTGGAAGCGTCCGGAAGAGATGATCTGTCTGCTTACAAAACATTGGCAGAACAATTGCTGGAGGATGTTGATTCCGTAACGTTGGTATCCGCAGCACTCAAGCTGTTGACCAAAGAGCCGGATACGACACCTGTCCGCCTGACAGAAGAGGCTCCTCTTCGTGTAGGGAAGAAAAAGCTGCCTCCAAAAGGAAAAGGTGGCTTCGGTTCTGGTTCCGGTTTTGGTGGAAAGCGTCCATCTCGCCCACGCAATGGCGAATATCGTCCTCGCGGCGGTGAATCTCGTCCACGTAGCGGCGAATCTCGTCCGCGCAGTGGTGACTCTCGTCCACGCAGCGGTGACTCCCGTCCACGCAGTGGCGAATCTCGTCCACCACGCAGCTAG
- a CDS encoding transporter substrate-binding domain-containing protein, with amino-acid sequence MKKFTKTILASTLAATMLMTSGTGAFAATAVKPVQTVAAEAAKKPQAKKFESRLDEIIARGYILVGTPGDYKPFTYLNPKTNQFEGYDIDAMKEFAKSLGVEARFVQTSWPTLMDDLLANKFDIAVGGVTRNTDRQKKAHMSDPYIMFGKAPLIRAEDKDKYKSVADINKPEVRIGVNPGGTNEKFVREHLTKATVTVEQNNLDIPGLVASGKYDVMITDTLEAIVYSKADSRLYAALTDNPFTKSEKAYMIHRGDSIFANYLDLWMDEMKLQGKFDELYNKWVK; translated from the coding sequence ATGAAAAAATTCACAAAAACAATCTTGGCGAGCACACTCGCTGCAACTATGCTCATGACATCAGGAACAGGTGCTTTTGCCGCAACAGCGGTTAAGCCTGTCCAAACTGTAGCTGCTGAAGCTGCTAAAAAACCGCAAGCGAAGAAGTTTGAGTCCCGATTGGACGAAATCATTGCGAGAGGCTATATCCTCGTAGGTACTCCAGGTGACTACAAACCGTTTACATATTTGAATCCAAAAACGAACCAATTCGAAGGTTACGATATCGACGCGATGAAAGAATTCGCAAAAAGCTTGGGAGTAGAGGCGCGTTTTGTCCAAACATCATGGCCGACGTTGATGGACGATCTTTTGGCAAATAAATTCGATATTGCTGTCGGGGGCGTAACGCGCAACACAGACCGCCAGAAAAAAGCACACATGAGCGATCCTTATATTATGTTCGGTAAAGCTCCGCTCATCCGTGCAGAAGACAAGGACAAGTACAAGAGTGTAGCAGATATCAACAAGCCAGAGGTGCGCATTGGTGTGAATCCAGGAGGCACCAACGAAAAATTCGTTCGTGAGCACCTGACAAAAGCAACTGTGACTGTTGAACAAAACAACCTCGACATTCCTGGTCTGGTAGCAAGCGGTAAGTATGATGTGATGATCACGGATACGCTGGAAGCGATTGTATATTCCAAAGCAGACTCCCGCCTGTATGCCGCTCTGACTGACAACCCGTTCACCAAGAGTGAAAAAGCGTACATGATTCACCGTGGAGACAGCATCTTCGCTAACTACCTGGATCTGTGGATGGACGAGATGAAACTGCAAGGGAAGTTTGATGAGCTGTACAACAAATGGGTAAAATAA
- a CDS encoding methyl-accepting chemotaxis protein, producing MKNSLKNKLIIVLCLLLVISLGTVCGASYWSASNLLADSLDKEAELSASNLSIRIDGFFQEKIEIVRAVGGLMSADQNVEYDLKLIQAAQKKNPQFETFFFSHDLSGKKVINFMGEVTDISDRPHIKEASKGEGKVVVSEPVISKRTGNNIVTLVVPLMKDNRQYGYIGSTIPINEIQKKVSEEKFGEFGYAFLVSKTGTFIYHPNSEYILKESILDTGILELQTAFEEIKQGNHGIAQYIDENTERFASYAPTSLNWGIYITAPVAELHAPVDQLSVRLLVISLIVLAIGVVLVYFLAVRMVKPIERLNHAVNVVAQGNLKETVTVDGKDEIAILSRDFNQTVSHLKNLIEDVSLSSDQVQRFSQEVSEGIKQATENINQIGMSIAQISEGAEAQATSSQDVALSMNDMAAGIVKIAETSAHVSEAAQVATEQAEQGTAVVEQAVLQMGSIGEGTSKATVAIEQLNNRSKEIEGILDTISQLTSQINLLALNASIEAARAGEHGRGFAVVAGEVKKLANQSEESASKIAMLIGEIQQDTRHAVEVMTAGNQNAQHGIQLVEEVREIFGHILESSRNVAAHILEVSAASEQMSAGSQQVSASVDEMHNIAKHASLDAQTVAKATEEQLQAIQEIGQSVERLNAVAEELQQGIGRFTV from the coding sequence ATGAAAAATAGTTTGAAGAATAAGCTAATTATCGTTTTGTGCCTGCTGTTGGTTATTAGTTTGGGTACGGTTTGCGGTGCCAGTTATTGGAGTGCTTCCAATCTTTTGGCAGACAGTCTGGACAAAGAAGCTGAGTTGTCAGCTAGCAATCTCTCGATTCGTATCGATGGTTTCTTTCAAGAAAAAATTGAGATTGTAAGAGCGGTGGGAGGGTTGATGTCGGCAGATCAAAATGTCGAATACGACCTGAAACTCATTCAAGCAGCCCAAAAGAAAAACCCCCAGTTTGAGACGTTCTTCTTTTCGCATGACTTAAGCGGTAAGAAAGTGATCAATTTCATGGGAGAAGTGACCGACATCTCGGATCGTCCGCATATTAAGGAAGCGAGTAAAGGGGAAGGAAAGGTTGTTGTCTCCGAGCCAGTCATTTCGAAGCGGACAGGGAATAACATCGTGACCCTTGTCGTTCCATTGATGAAGGACAATCGTCAATACGGTTATATCGGTTCTACGATTCCTATCAATGAAATTCAGAAAAAGGTGTCCGAGGAGAAGTTCGGTGAATTTGGCTACGCCTTTTTAGTAAGCAAAACAGGAACATTTATTTATCATCCGAATAGCGAGTACATTCTGAAGGAATCGATTCTCGACACGGGTATTCTTGAGCTTCAGACTGCCTTTGAAGAAATCAAGCAAGGGAATCATGGAATCGCCCAATATATAGACGAGAATACAGAGCGATTTGCTTCCTATGCTCCTACCAGTTTGAACTGGGGCATATACATCACTGCACCTGTAGCAGAGCTGCATGCGCCTGTTGATCAACTGTCAGTTCGATTGCTGGTGATTTCCCTCATCGTGTTGGCAATTGGGGTTGTCCTCGTTTATTTCTTGGCTGTACGCATGGTGAAACCAATTGAGCGTCTGAATCACGCAGTAAATGTAGTGGCGCAGGGGAACCTGAAAGAGACCGTAACGGTTGACGGAAAAGACGAGATTGCCATTCTGTCACGTGACTTTAACCAGACGGTATCGCACTTGAAAAATTTGATCGAAGACGTATCTCTGTCGTCTGATCAAGTACAGCGTTTTAGTCAGGAAGTATCCGAAGGCATTAAACAAGCGACGGAAAACATCAACCAAATCGGCATGTCTATCGCACAGATTTCTGAGGGAGCAGAGGCGCAGGCCACCAGCTCGCAGGATGTCGCGTTGTCTATGAATGACATGGCAGCAGGCATCGTGAAAATCGCGGAGACGTCTGCACATGTTTCAGAGGCTGCCCAGGTAGCAACAGAGCAGGCAGAGCAAGGTACTGCTGTGGTAGAGCAAGCAGTGCTCCAGATGGGAAGCATTGGCGAGGGAACATCGAAGGCGACAGTAGCCATCGAGCAGCTCAACAATCGCTCCAAAGAAATCGAAGGTATTCTCGATACGATCAGTCAGTTGACCTCGCAAATCAATTTGCTTGCTTTGAACGCTTCGATTGAGGCAGCCCGTGCAGGCGAGCATGGACGTGGGTTTGCTGTCGTTGCCGGAGAGGTGAAAAAGCTGGCGAATCAATCCGAAGAATCCGCATCCAAAATCGCGATGCTGATCGGAGAAATCCAGCAGGATACTCGTCACGCGGTAGAGGTCATGACCGCGGGCAACCAAAACGCACAGCATGGTATTCAACTGGTCGAAGAGGTTCGCGAAATCTTCGGGCATATTCTGGAGTCTTCCCGTAACGTTGCCGCGCACATTTTGGAAGTATCCGCAGCATCTGAACAAATGTCAGCAGGCTCCCAACAGGTGAGTGCTTCTGTAGATGAAATGCATAACATTGCAAAACATGCTTCACTCGACGCGCAAACAGTGGCAAAGGCAACGGAAGAGCAGCTTCAAGCCATCCAGGAAATTGGCCAGTCTGTCGAGCGTTTGAATGCAGTGGCAGAAGAATTACAGCAAGGAATCGGCAGGTTTACTGTGTAG
- a CDS encoding formate--tetrahydrofolate ligase has translation MKSIVEIAKSAGIEEQHLELYGKYKAKLSDELWEQVKNRPDGKLILVTAMNPNPAGAGKTLTTIGLSQALNYLGKKTIAALREPSLGPCMGIKGGATGSGQAQILPADEINLHFTGDIHAITAAHNLLAAMIDNHIFHGNPRGLNPNKIVWKRAMDMNDRALRNIVVGLGDGNGMTREDGFMITTASEIMAILCLSENLADLRERLNHIIIGYDFHDQPVRAEEINAVDAMCVLLKEAIKPNLVQTIEGTPVIIHGGPFANIAHGCSSVIGTKMALKLADYVVTEAGFGADLGAEKFFDIKCRKAGLTPSAAVVVITVRSLKYNGGVKVPDLAVENLSALEKGFENVKRHLENLQKFGVPAVVAINHFATDTQAEVDAVIALCQAAGAEAALSKVWAEGGAGGVELAEKVTRAAERPSSFRFLYEEDLSIKDKIETVVKEVYRGSGVVFSPLALKTMQKVEEMGMSHLPVCMAKTPYSFTDRADLLGAPVDFTIQVSEVRISAGAGFIVALTGSLVTMPGLPKKPAAESLYVDKDGQVIGLS, from the coding sequence ATGAAGTCTATTGTTGAAATTGCCAAGAGTGCAGGTATCGAAGAACAGCATTTGGAGCTATACGGAAAGTATAAGGCCAAACTATCAGATGAGCTATGGGAGCAAGTGAAGAATCGCCCTGATGGCAAACTGATTCTTGTTACAGCGATGAACCCTAACCCGGCGGGAGCAGGCAAGACGCTCACGACAATTGGTCTGTCACAAGCATTAAATTATCTCGGGAAGAAAACAATTGCAGCGCTTCGCGAGCCGTCCTTGGGTCCTTGCATGGGGATCAAAGGAGGAGCAACCGGAAGCGGCCAAGCACAAATTCTCCCGGCTGATGAAATTAACCTGCATTTTACAGGGGACATTCATGCGATTACAGCTGCACATAACTTGTTGGCGGCGATGATCGACAATCATATTTTCCATGGCAATCCGCGCGGGCTCAATCCAAATAAAATCGTCTGGAAACGGGCTATGGACATGAACGACCGCGCACTGCGTAACATCGTGGTTGGTCTGGGTGACGGCAATGGAATGACGCGTGAGGATGGCTTCATGATTACGACCGCGTCGGAAATCATGGCGATTTTATGCTTGAGTGAGAATCTGGCAGACTTGCGCGAGCGGTTGAACCATATCATTATTGGCTACGATTTCCATGATCAGCCTGTACGGGCAGAAGAAATCAACGCGGTCGATGCGATGTGCGTTCTCTTGAAGGAAGCTATCAAGCCTAATCTCGTACAGACAATCGAAGGAACTCCTGTCATCATTCACGGCGGACCTTTTGCCAATATCGCGCATGGGTGCAGCAGCGTGATCGGAACCAAGATGGCCTTGAAGCTGGCAGATTACGTCGTAACAGAGGCGGGCTTTGGTGCGGATCTGGGAGCAGAGAAGTTTTTTGACATCAAGTGCAGAAAAGCAGGCCTGACTCCATCGGCTGCTGTCGTGGTCATTACGGTCCGTTCGTTGAAATACAACGGCGGGGTAAAAGTACCTGACCTCGCAGTGGAGAACTTGTCTGCTCTGGAAAAAGGCTTCGAAAACGTCAAGCGCCATCTGGAAAACCTGCAAAAGTTCGGTGTGCCAGCAGTGGTGGCGATCAATCATTTTGCGACAGATACCCAGGCAGAGGTCGATGCCGTAATTGCGTTATGCCAAGCGGCTGGAGCTGAGGCAGCCCTTTCTAAAGTGTGGGCAGAAGGAGGAGCTGGCGGTGTCGAGCTGGCTGAAAAAGTGACCCGTGCAGCAGAGCGGCCTTCCTCCTTCCGATTCTTGTATGAAGAAGACCTCAGCATTAAAGACAAGATTGAGACTGTCGTGAAAGAAGTATACCGTGGATCAGGGGTTGTCTTTTCGCCCCTTGCATTGAAAACGATGCAAAAGGTAGAAGAAATGGGCATGTCCCATCTGCCTGTGTGCATGGCGAAAACACCTTACTCCTTTACGGATCGCGCCGATCTGCTGGGAGCACCTGTTGACTTCACGATTCAAGTGAGTGAAGTGCGTATATCAGCAGGAGCTGGTTTTATCGTCGCACTGACCGGAAGCTTGGTTACGATGCCAGGCCTCCCGAAAAAGCCGGCCGCGGAATCGTTATATGTAGACAAGGATGGGCAAGTGATCGGATTAAGCTAA
- a CDS encoding FAD-binding oxidoreductase gives MDYKQALVGLLGEERVSTNPTILEHHSHDESYHTPHLPDVVVFPQTAEEVSQIMKLANEKRIAVTPFGMGTSLEGHAIPYAGGISMDFSQMNQVLEVRPKDFLVRVQPGVTRTQLNKELKKHGLFFSVDPGSDATLGGMAATNASGTTSVRYGVMRDQVRDLEVVTADGRIIRTGSMTAKSSSGYHLTGLFVGSEGTLGVFTELTLRVYGIPEATTAARASFPSVQDAVDTVVDILGAGIQVARIELVDERSIQQVNLYKETSYPEAPTLFIEFHGSEQGLAYDIDFAQNIAAGHGCTQFLFETDSKARTQLWDARHNLAYAFLHKSPGKKLMVTDVCLPISELAGAVVDARQAIDRAGLDGAIAGHVGDGNYHAILMIDLNDPEEVARAEEVNAHLVEYALCRGGTCTGEHGVGVGKIKYQRKEHGEALDVMQAMKHVLDPNGILNPGKIFGK, from the coding sequence GTGGATTACAAGCAGGCGTTAGTGGGATTGCTGGGGGAAGAACGAGTATCGACCAACCCCACTATACTGGAGCACCACAGTCATGATGAATCGTATCATACTCCGCATCTTCCGGATGTGGTGGTGTTTCCGCAGACGGCAGAGGAAGTCAGTCAAATCATGAAGCTGGCCAACGAAAAGCGCATTGCGGTAACGCCGTTTGGCATGGGGACCAGTCTGGAAGGCCACGCGATTCCTTATGCGGGCGGAATTAGCATGGATTTTTCCCAGATGAACCAAGTGCTGGAGGTGCGACCGAAGGATTTTCTCGTGAGAGTTCAGCCTGGTGTGACGCGCACCCAGCTCAATAAAGAATTGAAAAAGCACGGATTGTTTTTTTCCGTCGATCCGGGATCGGACGCGACTTTGGGTGGGATGGCCGCTACAAATGCCAGTGGAACGACCTCTGTCCGCTATGGCGTGATGCGTGATCAGGTTCGCGATCTGGAAGTGGTGACGGCGGATGGACGTATCATCCGTACAGGGAGTATGACAGCCAAATCCTCCTCAGGCTACCATCTTACCGGGCTATTTGTCGGGTCGGAGGGAACGCTTGGTGTATTCACGGAGCTGACCTTGCGTGTTTACGGCATCCCTGAGGCGACAACGGCGGCACGTGCCAGCTTCCCTTCTGTGCAGGATGCCGTCGATACCGTCGTGGATATTCTCGGAGCGGGTATTCAAGTAGCGCGAATCGAGCTGGTTGATGAACGCTCTATCCAACAAGTGAATCTGTACAAAGAAACGAGCTACCCGGAAGCACCAACGCTGTTTATCGAGTTCCACGGCAGTGAACAAGGGCTTGCGTATGATATCGACTTTGCGCAGAACATCGCCGCTGGACATGGCTGCACGCAGTTCCTTTTTGAAACCGATTCGAAGGCGCGGACGCAGCTCTGGGACGCTCGTCATAACCTGGCGTATGCCTTCCTGCACAAATCCCCCGGGAAAAAGCTGATGGTGACAGATGTTTGCTTGCCAATTTCCGAGCTGGCAGGAGCTGTTGTGGACGCGCGGCAAGCCATTGACCGCGCTGGACTGGATGGAGCGATTGCAGGGCATGTCGGGGATGGGAACTATCACGCTATCCTGATGATCGACCTGAATGACCCCGAAGAAGTGGCGCGTGCCGAGGAAGTAAATGCCCATCTGGTGGAATACGCATTGTGTCGGGGAGGAACCTGCACCGGAGAGCACGGTGTGGGTGTAGGGAAAATCAAATATCAGCGCAAGGAGCACGGAGAAGCACTGGACGTCATGCAAGCCATGAAGCATGTGCTGGACCCGAATGGCATTTTGAATCCGGGAAAAATTTTCGGGAAGTAA
- a CDS encoding TRAP transporter large permease: MGTILFVTLLVLLILNVPIGVALGLSVVVVFMLEGNIPLLVVIQKMFNGTDSFPLMAIPFFLLAGKLMETGGISARLIRFANTIVGNLPGGLAIVAVMGCTFFAAISGSSAATTAAVGGILIPHMVKKGYNIRFSAALHATGGTIGVMIPPSVPMVLYGVAASASISDLFIAGIGPGILVAISLILYSYWISKKNGWGGGEKHTPKEIWEAFKDAILAILMPIIILGGIYGAIFTPTEAAVVAVIYGLVVGLFVYREIKWKDLGEIFAGSASMTAVIMLIIATANAFGYLMTRENIPQEIAQFMLGITDSTIITLLIINILLLILGTFMETAVTIILLTPILLPITNSLGIDPVLFGVIMVVNSAIGMLTPPVGINLLVAGNIAKLQNTEIERAVIPFLVIMIVDLLLITYIPEISLFLVNLSK, translated from the coding sequence GTGGGTACGATTTTGTTTGTAACACTGTTGGTGCTCCTGATCTTAAACGTACCGATTGGGGTGGCACTGGGGTTATCTGTCGTTGTCGTGTTTATGCTGGAGGGAAACATCCCTCTACTGGTTGTCATTCAGAAAATGTTCAACGGGACAGACTCCTTCCCGTTGATGGCGATCCCGTTCTTTCTTCTGGCAGGAAAGCTGATGGAAACAGGCGGAATCTCGGCTAGGCTGATTCGTTTTGCGAATACGATTGTCGGGAACCTGCCTGGAGGATTGGCAATCGTGGCGGTTATGGGTTGTACTTTTTTTGCAGCGATATCGGGTTCTTCTGCTGCAACAACGGCAGCCGTAGGGGGAATTTTGATCCCTCACATGGTCAAAAAAGGGTATAATATCCGGTTTTCAGCGGCCTTGCATGCAACAGGGGGAACGATCGGTGTCATGATTCCTCCGAGCGTGCCGATGGTTTTGTACGGGGTAGCAGCGAGTGCCTCGATTAGCGACTTGTTTATTGCCGGGATTGGACCGGGTATTCTCGTAGCGATCTCACTGATTCTGTACTCGTATTGGATTAGTAAGAAAAACGGCTGGGGTGGCGGAGAGAAGCATACACCCAAAGAGATATGGGAGGCATTCAAGGACGCCATTTTGGCGATTCTCATGCCGATCATTATTCTTGGTGGTATATACGGAGCCATCTTTACTCCGACAGAAGCGGCAGTGGTAGCCGTAATTTACGGCCTAGTTGTCGGGCTTTTCGTCTACCGGGAGATCAAGTGGAAGGACTTGGGGGAAATATTCGCGGGCTCTGCCAGCATGACAGCAGTCATTATGCTTATTATTGCGACCGCCAATGCATTTGGTTACCTGATGACGAGGGAAAACATTCCGCAGGAAATCGCGCAATTCATGCTGGGGATTACCGACAGCACGATCATTACGTTGCTCATTATTAACATCTTGCTGCTCATTTTGGGGACGTTTATGGAAACGGCGGTTACGATCATTCTCCTGACGCCGATCCTGTTGCCGATCACGAATTCTCTGGGCATCGATCCGGTGCTATTCGGGGTGATCATGGTCGTCAACTCCGCGATCGGTATGCTGACTCCACCGGTTGGGATCAATTTGTTGGTAGCAGGAAATATTGCGAAGCTCCAGAATACGGAGATTGAGCGAGCGGTGATCCCGTTTTTGGTCATCATGATCGTCGACTTGCTGCTCATCACCTATATTCCTGAAATCAGCTTATTCCTTGTCAACTTGAGCAAGTAA
- a CDS encoding TRAP transporter small permease, which produces MGNLVSKINSILRFFIIALLAIMVIAVFLQVLFRFLLDQPLAWTEELARYLLIWITFLGSAYAMSIKAHIGTEYIQKYLSPRMNKVVLVIAALCSLVFFLVMVQQGYLLSARSMTQTSPTLLVPMGYVYMVIPISGALLIMNVIHVTWKDITGKE; this is translated from the coding sequence TCCAAAATAAACAGCATCCTTCGTTTTTTCATCATTGCCCTTCTGGCTATTATGGTGATCGCTGTCTTCTTGCAGGTGCTTTTCCGTTTTTTGCTCGACCAGCCCTTGGCATGGACGGAGGAATTGGCTCGGTATTTGCTAATCTGGATTACATTTCTGGGATCAGCGTACGCGATGTCGATCAAAGCACACATCGGTACGGAATACATTCAAAAGTACTTGTCCCCTCGTATGAACAAGGTGGTGCTGGTTATTGCCGCTTTGTGTAGCCTGGTTTTCTTTCTCGTCATGGTTCAGCAAGGCTACTTGTTATCTGCGAGAAGTATGACACAAACCTCACCCACTCTGCTCGTTCCCATGGGCTATGTATACATGGTGATTCCGATCAGCGGTGCCTTACTCATCATGAACGTGATCCATGTGACATGGAAAGACATAACCGGGAAGGAGTGA